A stretch of DNA from Streptomyces rubradiris:
GTTCCCGCAGCCGGGCGCGGACGCGTTCGGCGCGGTGCAGGGCGGCGTCCAGCAGGTCGTGCCCCTGCTCGACCATCTGCCGCCGCCAGCCGTCGAGGGTGGCGTAGACCAGGCTGGAGGCGCTGGTGGTGCCGAGCAGGTCCTCGCGCTGCTTGAGCACGACGGGCGAGATGCGGTCGCCCTGGAGGTGGAAGACCGAGCTCTGCTCGATGGCGCCGCCCATCTTGTGGACGCTGGTGAGGACCAGGTCGGCGCCCGCGTTCATGCCCCACACGGGCAGCCCCGGGTGGAAGGGCAGATGGGCGCCCCACGCCTCGTCCACGATGAGCGGGACGTCGGCGGCGTGGCAGACGTCGGCGACCGCTCGCACGTCGGCGCAGGTGCCCCAGTCGGTGGGGGTGATCAGCAGCATGCCCTTGGCGTCGGGGTGCTCGCGCAGCCGGTCGCGGACGTCGTCGGCCTCCGGCGGGTGGGCCATGTGCCGTTCGCCGTCGAACTTGGGGTGCACCCAGACAGGCTCCACCCCGTTGATGATCACCGCGGCGATGACCGACTTGTGGGCGTTGCGGGACAGCAGCAGCTTCTCCCCCGGTCCGGCGACCGCGAGCATCGCGGTCTTCACGGACAGGGAGCTGCCGCAGGTGGAGAAGAACGCGTGGTCGGCGCCGACCGCGTCGGCCATCAGTTCCTGCGCCTGCTCCAGCACGCCCTGGGACTGGCGGCGGTCGTCCAGCCCGTTGAGGCTGAGCACGTCGGAGCGGAAGACGTCCGGCCCGAGGATGTCGACCACCCTCGGATCGGCGCCACGGCCCTGTTTGTGTCCGGGAGGCCCGTACACCACGTCCCCTCGTCGCCGGAACTCCTGCAGAGCCTCCAGCACGGGTACGCGGGAGTGATCCATGACTGCCTCCTGAACTGTTCGGTCGCGCACTGACCGTGTTGCACCGGTGGGGCACCCCAAACCCGGCGGCCCGGTGTCAGGAGCCGTCCGGGTGGAACCCGGCCCGGCACGGAGCACACCCGCCGCACCGAGGAGGACCCGTGTCGCTGTACCGCCGGATCGGGGAGGAGGTCGCGCGGCGCGCCGACGCGTTGTGGTCGGTCGCATCAACACTGCACGCGGATCCGGAGACCGCGTTCGCCGAGCACCGGGCCGCGGCGCTGCTCTCGGGGGAGCTGGAGGGCGCGGGGTTCGAGGTGCGGCGCGAGGTGGCGGGGCTGCCGACGGCGTTCACGGCCCGCTCGGGCCGGGGGCGGCCGGTGGTGGCGTTCCCGCTGGAGTACGACGCGCTGCCCGGGCTCGGCCACGCCTGCGGGCACAATCTGATCGCGGCGGCCGGTCTCGGGGCGGCGCTGGTCCTGGACGCCGTGCGGGACGGCGGGGAGGGCACGGTCCTCGCGGTGGGCACGCCGGCCGAGGAGGGCGGCGGTGGCAAGGCGCTGGAGGTGGAGGCGGGCGTCTTCGACGGGGTGGACGCGGCCCTGATGTTCCACCCGGGGGTGTACGACTGGGTGCGGGCCCCGCTGACCGCGCAGGAGCAGTACCGGGTCGCCTTCCGGGGCCGGGCCGCGCACCCGACGGGCAATCCGACCGAGGGCATCGACGCGCTGGCGGCGCTGATCGAGCTGTTCAACGTGGTGTCCTCGCTGGGCCGGCGGCTGCCGCAGGGCTCCCACGCGCAGGGCATCATCACCCACGGCGGCACGGCGACGAACATCGTCCCGGAGTACGCGGAGGGGCGGTTCGGGCTGCGGGCGCTGACGACGGCCGCCCTGGACGAGCTGGCCGGGCAGCTGCGCACGGCCGCCGAGGGGGTGGCCCGGGCGACCGGCACGACGGTGACCGTGGAGCGGGCGGGCGTGCGCTACGAGCACTTCCGGGACAGCTCCGCGCTGTCGGAGCGGTTCGCCGGGCATCTGGACCGGGCCGGGATCGCCCTCACCGCGCCCGCTCCCGGCGTCTATCTGGGCTCCTCCGACATCGGCAACGTCAGCGGCCGGGTACCCGCCATCCATCCCTTCGTCGCGATCATGGGCGCCGGGGGTTCGGACCACACCCCGGAGTTCGCCGAGGCCGCGGCCTCGCAGCGGGCGCGCCGGGTGCTCCTCGCCGTGGTGGAGGCGCTGGCCTGCACGGCGGCGGACGTACTGGGCGACGCGGGCCTGCGCGGCCTGGCCTGGGCGGAGCTGCGCCAGGCCGGGGGTTGAGGCCTGGCGCGTCCCGCGGGCGGTGCCGTACGGGTCCTACGGGAAGGACGTCACCTTGGAGGGGATGGTGTCGGTGCCCGAGGTGGGGGCGCCGGTGTTGTTGACGACGTGGGCGTACTGGCCCTTGCCGCCGAGGGAGATCACCAGCAGGTCGTGCATCTTGACGCCCGGGGTGACGGGCACCTGGAAGCCGTGGGTCTGGACGATCGACGGGTCGGCCGTGAAGTTGCAGTAGCTGCCCAGGCCCCAGGCCTCGTGGGCGGTGACGGTGTCGGCGACCTTGTAGGCCGCGTAGCCGACGATGCCGTCATGGGTGACGGCGGCGGCGTTCGGGACGTCGTACGCCTTCTCGTTCTGGAAGAAGATCGTCCGGCCGCGCTCCCCGCTCCAGTGGACGTCGTACTTGTTGAAGTGCTCCACGAACAGGCCGGTGGCCAGGACGTCGTCGCCGTTGACACGCAGTCCGTAGTCGGCGCGGTTGGTGTCCCAGCCGACGCCGCTGCCGTGGTCGGCGCGCCAGATCCAGGTGTGGTCGATGACGACGTCATCACTGTCCACCACGACGGAGTTGGTGGCGAGTCCGGGTCCGGCGCCGCCGATGCGGATGAACACGTCCTGCATGGTGGTGGGGTTCGCGGAGTGGTCGGCGGTCGCGCCGGGGGTGCCGATGCGCAGCAGGGTGTCGGAGTTGACCGGGCCCGCGTCGATGAGGAATCCGGCGAGCCGTACGCCGTCGACGTCGGCGACGTGCATGGCGTCGATGCCGTTGTCCGGGATCAGGGTGGCCAGGCCCAGGCCGAGGACGACGGTGTCGGGGCGGGTGACGTCGAGGGTCTGGTCGAGGTGGTAGACGCCCGGGGTGAACAGGAGGTTGAGGCCCTGGGCGAGGGCCGCGTTGATGGTGGCGGCGGTGGCGCCGGGCTTGACCACGTAGAACCGGTCGAGCGGGAGCGAGGTGCCGGCGTTCGCGGGCCAGGAGACGCCCCGGGCGTTCGTGCGCTTGGCCGGGACGAACACCTTGTAGGCGGAACCGTCCAGGTAGAGGAAGGGCTTCTCGCGGGAGACGGGGGTGGTGTCCAGGGTGGTGTACGGGCCGTTGTCGAAGTTGGTGGCGGGGGCGCCCTGGACGCCGGAGAAGGTCATGTTCCACACGCCGTTGGTCCAGCCGCCGACGGAGCTGTCCCGGGTGTACCACTGCTGCTGGGAGTAGGGGCCCACGGTGCCGTCGATCCTGGAGTCGGCGATGTAGCCGCCGGAGGCCCAGCCGTAGCCGTTGGGCGCGAGGTTGAGGCCGCCCTTGACGTGGATGCGGCGGAAGGGCGCGGCCTGGGCGACCGCCCAGCGGTCGGTGCCGTTGGACGGGGTGATCGCGAGGTTCTCCGCCGAACGCCAGAAGTTCTGCGTGGCGTTGCCGTTGAACCAGCCGGCGTCGACGGTGACATCGCCGTTGATCTGGGTGTCGTCGGGGTTCAGTCCGAGGCCGGAGATCGAGGTGTAGAAGCCGAGTTGAGCGTTGATGCCGTTGTAGGTGCCGGGCTTGAGCAGGAACTGGTAGCGGCCGGTGCCGAACTGGGCGGACTCCTGCCGGGCGAAGACGTCGTCGAACTTCTGCTGGAGGTTCGGGGTGGAGGGGTCGACGACGATGACGTTCGGGCCGAGGTCGCCGCCGCCCTGGACCGGCGGCAGACCGCTGGTTCCGGTGTGCACGGCCACCTCCCACAGGGAGTAGCCGTAGCCGGTGCCGCGCGCGGTGCCGTGGATCCGTACGTACCGGCCGGAGCCGCTGACGTCGTAGGACGCGGTGCCGCCGGTCGCGCCGGTGACGGACTTGAGGGTGTTCCAGTTCTGCCCGTCGGCGGAGGCCTGGATCTGGAAGTCCTTGGCGTAGGCGGCCTCCCAGTTCAGGTCGACCTTGCAGATGTCCTTGACGGCGCCGAGGTCGACCTGGAGCCACTGCGGGTCGGCGGCCCGGCTGGACCAGCGGGTGGTGGTGTCGCCGTCGAAGGCGGCGGAGGCGGGGGTGCCGGCGTTCTCGGTCGAGGAGGCGGTGGCGGGCCTGCCCTTGGCCGCGTTGCCGCTGTCGCAGCCCGCCTGGCCGGTGTCCGTGCCGCCGAACACCCGGAACTCCCACAGGGAGTAGCCGTACGGGGTGGCCCGGTGCACGCCGAGCATCCGGACGTAGCGGCCCCGGCCGGAGACGTCGAGGGTGTCGGCGCCTCCGTCGGAGCCGGTGACGGACTTCAGGTCGGTCCAGGTCGTGCCGTCCCCGGAGATCTGGACCTTGTAGTCCTTGCCATAGGCGGCCTCCCAGTCGAGTTCCACCCGGCTGACCGAGGCGGTGACGCCCAGGTCGACCTGGAGCCACTGGTCGTCGCCGGCGGCCGAGGACCACCGGGTGCCGGTGTCCCCGTCGACGGCCTTGCCGGCCGCGGTGCCGGCGTTCTCCACGGACGACGCGGTGGCCGTCTTCCCCTGGGACAGGGGGATCTCGGCCGCGTCGGCCGAGGGGTGGGCGGCGGGCAGGGCGGTCAGCGCGGCCGTTGCGGCCAGCGCGACACCCAGGGGTCTCCATCTCATACGGCGGCTCCAGACGTGGCGGGGCCGACTCGTCGGCCCCACGGCTTAGTTCAGGTTTTGATTTAAGGGATGAACCAAGCCGACCACAAGCCTTCGGACGCCACCTCCTTCGTAGGGCGGGACCCTGGACCGCCGTGCGTCAGGCCCGGGACGGGGTGAAGGACAGGGTCTGTTCGGCGGCCGTGCGGCCGTCGCCCAGGGAGCCCGCGGGGGCCGTCCAGGTGCGCAACGGAGTGGTCTCGGCGAGCCGGCCGGGGGTCGCGGACAGGCCGAGGACGAGCCCGCTGTAGCGGTTGACCAGGCGGTGGATGCCGGGCGCTGAGGAATTCGCGATCAGGAACCACTGCTGTCCGACGGCCGGTCCACCGGCCGGGGCGGCGGTCACCGTGGGCCGCGCTCCCCAGGCCCGGCCCGCCGTGCGTGCGGAGTCCACGCCCAGCAAGCGGCCGGTCGCCGCGTTGGCGACGGTGAAGGCGCCGTCTCCCGTCGGGGTGAAGGACCACGACTCGCGGGCGGAGCCGGTGGGCAGGGCGAGGGAGGTGACGGCCGAGCCGCCGGACTCCTGGGCGAGGACACGGCCGGTACCGGCGGCGATGCGGTAGCGGCGGCCGGTGTCCACCGGCGGGGCGGCCGGCGTGGCGGAGTCCACGGTGACGTCGGCGTACTCGCCCGAGGAGCCGTGGGAGCAGCCGAAGGAGCAGTAGGCGCGGAAGGTCCGGCCGAGCACGGCGGAGCCGGTGCGGCTCACGGGATCCAGGAACCAGCGGTACCAGGAGGCGGTGGTGTAGTCGCCGGTGTCGCCGATGAGCTGCCACTTCTGGGTGGCCAGGTCGTCGGTGGCGTACAACTGCTGGGGTGCGCCGCCGCTCTGGTCGACGGCCTGCGGGGTGCCGATGTACCGGCCGAGGTGGGCGTCGTAGGCGATGTTCATCACGAACAGCGGTGAGGTCGGGGGCATCTTCCCGGCCGCGATCTGCTCGGCGGCGGTGCCGGTGGAGGGCCGGGTCGTACTCGGACCCGACGGGGGTGTGGCCGGTGGGGTGCCCGGCGTCGACGGGGACGATGTTGCTCTCCCGGCCGCCGGTGCCGGGCTGGGACCAGGCGCCGTCGTACCACTTGCGCCAGGAGCCGGGGGCCATCTTCGCGGCGATCGGGGCGCGGGCCACGTGTGCGTAGAAGGCCTTCCAGCCGCCGCTCTTGTCGACGATCCGCGAGCCGTAATAGACGTAGAAGTAGCCGGAGGCGGTGTCGACGAAGAGGCGCTGGTCGCCGTCGCCGTAGGAGTACGTCTCGTGCGGGAAGGCCGTGGTGTCCCCGCGCCTGGTGCTGTACGGCGAGGTGAGCACGTGGTCCTTGATGGTCCAGGTGCGACCCCGGTCTGTGGAGACGGCGTAGTCGATGGCGTCGTAGTGCAGTCCGTCGCCGAAGGGGCGCGGGGTGAACTCGTTGTGCACCAGGCCGTACCAGTCGCCGGTGTCGGGGTCGATCCAGATCCCGGACAGGTCGCAGTAGTTCTTCTGCGCGTATCCGGAGCCGGCCGGCGCGTACGTCGCCTCCCGCCCGGTGGGGCTGTTGTTGCAGCGCCAGGTGGTGTCGTCGTTGCGGTCGGCGGGGTTGGCCGGGTCGGCGGCCTCGCTGAGGGTCCGGTCGAAGGCGGCGGTGTCGAAGTCCTTGCCGGTGTAGAAGTCCCAGACCCGGGGGTCGTCGGCGCCGTACAGCGCGGCGGACTGCTGGTAGTGGAAGGTGCCGTCGCGGTCGGTGAACGCGGTGGCGGGGGTGTCGGTGGGATGCGGGAACGGTACCGGGGTGCCCACGGTCACGGTGTAGCGGGTGTCGGCGGGGGACGCGGTGCCGCTGCCCAGGACCAGGGCGACGGCTGCGGCCACGGCGCCGCCCGCTCGGATCGACAGTCGCACGGTAGCTCCTAGTTGCCTCAGGGGCCGGTCGCACGGAACGATCCGGCTCCGGCCGCGCCGCGGCAATGGACTCCCGTCCCACGGCTCTTGCACTTTCGCGCGCCGGCGGCACGGTTCACGTACCGTTCGGGGCCGCCGTCCGGGCCGGGGCGGGCGTGCTGTGCGGCCGGTGTGCGCGTACCCTGCCGCCGGACGGGCGCCCGCTCTCCCCCGGCCGTGCGCTGTGCGCTCCTGGCCCATGTCGGACTGCCGCGCGAGCCGCTTTCGAGGCGCGGCCCGGCGGGCCCGTGCTCCGGAACGCCCCTCGTGCGAAGGGTGATCGCACCGGTGGAACGGGTACGTCCCGGCCATGCGGGTGAGTGTGGTGGACGCGGGGTCGAACACGGTGCGGCTGGTGATCGCGGACGTCGAGGGGGGCGTGCCGCTGCCGGTGCACACGGTCAAGTGGAAGTTACGCCTGTCCGAACACCTGGGCCCGGACGGCACGATCGCGGACGAGGCGGTGCGGCGGCTGGTCGAGGCGGTGGGCGCGGCGAGCGCCACGGCCCGCAGATGGCAGGCGGCGGGCCCGCTGGCCTTCGCGACCACGGTGGTCCGCACCGCCCCGAACCGCCACGAGGTGCTGCACCGGGTGGCGTCCGGGACCGGGGTGCGCATGTGCACGCCGCCCGGGGAGACGGAGGCCGAACTGACCTTCCTGGCGGCCCGCCGCTGGCTGGGCTGGAAGGCGGGCCCGCTGGCGCTGCTCGACATCGGTGGCGGCTCACTGGAGGTGGCCTTCGGGCGGGGCCGGATGCCCGGCTTCGTGGCGTCCCTGCCGCTCGGCGCGGGCCGGCTGACCAGGGAGTACCTGACCCTCCAGGACCCGCCCGGGCCGAAGGAGCTGAAGGAGCTGCGCCGCCGGGTCCGCCATGAGCTGCGGGACGTGGCCGCGCGGATCCGCTGGGAGCGGCCGCGTACCGTCGCCGTCACCTCCCGTACGTTCCAGCAGCTGGCCCGGCTGTGCGGGGCGCCGCCGGGGCGTCACGGCCCGTTTGTGGAGCGGGAGTTGACCTGCCGTGACCTGCGCGAGGCGGTGCGCGCGCTGGCCGCGCTGCCCGCCGCCGAGCGGGCCGGGCTGCCGGGGATCTCCGCGCCGCGCGCCGAGCAGAGCCTCGCGGGGGCGGTGGTGGGGCACACCGCGCTGAAGCTGATGGGCGTGTCCCGGGCGGTGGTCTGCCCCTGGGCGATCCGCGAGGGTGTGCTGCTGAGGTACGCCGAGGACGGCGCCGACTGGTGGACGGACGTCACCTCCACCGCCGGCACCGTCACTCCCGCCGCCGGCGCTGTCCCCACCACCGTCGGCGCCGTCACCCCCGCCGCCGGCGCCGGCGCGCCGCCCGCGACGGCGGTGCTGCGCGTCGCGGGTCCGTCGGCCTGACCGGCCGGGAAGCGGGAGGCCGCGGTCAGGAGACGTGCCTCAGGCGGGGCAGGCAGCCGAACCAGTTCACCGTGTCCTTGTCGGTGGTGTAGCCCATGCACCGGATGCTTCTGTCGTGCAGGGTGCCGGTCCGCTCCACGCCCCCGTCCACGTAGTCGTTCTTCTGGTGGGGCTGTACGAGGGTGTCGAACTCGACGGTGTACCAGGGGTGGTCCTGGTCCGGCACGCTGCAGTGGCGGGCGGTCACGTTACGGCTGGGCCCCTCACTCCATATGGGGCGTTCGGCGCGGTCGCAGTGGGCGCGGCCGGCGGCCTCGGCGGTGCCGGCGCCGGTGCCGAGCAGGGCGGTGGCGCCCGTGGCCACCGCCGCGCCGGCGCCGAGCAGGCGCTTGAGAGCGGAGTTCATCGTGTGGTCCTCCCACCGGCCGCGGTGACGGCCGGAATCGCTGTGTCACCTTGCTGTGATCGTCACACCGCCCCGCGGGTCCGGCCCGTCGGCCGGGGGCCCGCTCCCCCGACCCGGTGATCCGGGTCCCGCCAATGCAGCAGGCGGCGGCCCGGGAGGGCGCTCCGCCGCCCGGCACCCACCCCGGTATTGACATGTACCTGCGTCTACCCCGAGGCTTCGTGCGTGAAGTTGCTCGATTGACGCTTGTTTCAAGCGCTTCCGAGCAGCTCCAGTTCAGGACAGTCAATCCGCGAAGGTGCGAGGGGAGCTGTTCCGCCGTGCGAAGACTCCGACATCGTGTGCCATGGCCGGCCTGGGTTCCGCTGGGGCTGGCGACCGCCCTGGCCGCGACCGTGCTGTCCGGCCCGGCACCCGCCGAGGCCGCCCCCGCCGCCGCCGGCGCCGTACTGGACCCCGCCCACGCCGAAGTCGGCTGGCGCAGCCCGGTCTACGCCAAAGGCACCGGCACCGGCCCCGAGAAGTGCCCCACCGGGGCCGCCGACCCCGACGGCACGGTCTGCCACCGCTTCGACCTCACCGTGTCGGTGCCGGACGGCTACTGGAACGACAACCCCGAGGGCGGCGTCCCGCTGTCCATCAGCTGGGAGCGCCCCTCGGACGACTTCGACCTGTACGTCTACGACGACCACGGCAAGCAGGTGGCCTCCAGCGCGGGCACCGCCGACCCCGAGGCCACGGTGATCCCGCGCGCGTCGGGGACGTACCACGTGCTCGTGGTGCCGTACGACGTGCACGACAACTCCTTCACCGGCACCGCCTACCTGCCCGCGACCACGGACGCGGGCGACCTCACCTCCTTCTCCGGCCGCGACGGCAGCTACACCATCGGCGCCGGCCGGCTGACGGCGCGCGCCGACTTCCTGAAGGGCGGTCGGCTACGGCTCCAGGCCGACCCATCCGGCGCGCTCAGCGATCCGGCCGGCACCGCCATCGTGCGTCGGCGGCCCGCGCTCCAGCGCGGCACCTCGTCCTTCGACGCGGGCGACTACTACGGCATCCGCTCCCCTCAGGCCGTGCTGCGCGTCTACAAGAAGCCGCTGCGGTTCGGGCTGTACCGGCCCGACAACCGCACCCGGATCTGGCAGGAGGACAAGCCGCTGCGCTGGTCGACCGGCGGCATGCGGCAGAGCCTCGCGCGTGGCGCGGACGAGCAGTTCTTCGGCGGCGGCGAGCAGAACGGCAGCTTCTCGCACCGCGACCGGACGATGCACGTGGCCAACAGCTTCGACTGGAACGAGGGCGGCTACAACAACTCCCAGCCGTTCTACCTCTCCAGCGCGGGCTACGGCGTCTTCCGCAACACCTTCGCGCCGGGCGTGTACACCTTCGGCTCGCCGGTGACGACCGGTCAGCAGGAACGCCGGTTCGACGCCTACTACTTCCTCGGCGACGCCAAGCAAGTCATCGGAAAGTACACGGCGTTGGTGGGCCGCCCCTTCATGCCGCCGGTGTACGGCCTGGAACCGGGCGACTCCGACTGCTACCTGCACAACGCCAACCGGGGCGAGCGGCACACCCTGGACGCGCTGAAGATCGCCGACGGCTACACCGAGCACCGGATGCCGCTCGGCTGGATGCTGGTCAACGACGGGTACGGCTGCGGGTACGAGGACCTGGAGCAGACCGCCAAGGGCCTCCAGGACCACCACGCCCAGCTCGGCCTGTGGACCGAGAACGGCATCGACAAGCTCGCCGACCAGGTGAAGGCGGGCCAGCGGGTGGCCAAGCTGGACGTGGCCTGGGTCGGCAACGGCTACAAGTTCGCGCTGGACGCCTGTGACGCCGCCAAGAAGGGCATCGAGGACAACAGCGACGCCCGCGGTTTCGTCTGGCTGCCCGTGTCCTGGGCGGGCGCCCAGCGCTGCGGGGTGCTGTGGAGCGGCGACCAGAAGCTGTCCTGGGACTACATCCGCTGGCAGATCCCCACGTACGCCGGCGCGACGATGTCCGGCATCGCCTACAACACCGGTGACGTCGGCAGCATCTACCGCCACGACGCCGAGATGTACACCCGCGACCTGCAGTGGAAGGCGTTCCTGCCGGCCATCATGACGATGGACGGCTGGGCGACCGACCTCACCACCGGCAAGCCCGCCGACCAGCAGCCCTGGCGGGACGGCGAGCCGTACACCTCGGTCAACCGCACCTACCTCCAGCTCAAGGAGCGGCTGCTGCCGTACATGTACACGCTGTCCGCCGAGGCGGCGAAGACCGGCGTGGGGGCGGTGCGCCCGCTGTGGCTGGAGTACCCCGACGATCCGGCCACCCTGGGCGAGCGCGCGAAGTACGAGTTCCTGTCCGGCCCGGACTTCCTGGTCGCGCCGGTCTACGAGGACTCCGACACCCGCGACGGCATCTATCTGCCGAAGGGCACCTGGACCGACTACTGGACCGGGCGCACCTACCGGGGGCCGACCACGCTCGACGGCTACCACGCCCCGCTGGACACCCTGCCGCTGTTCGTGCGCGAGGGTGCGATCGTCCCCATGTGGCCCCAGGGGACGACCAGTTGGCAGACCCGCGACCGGCACGAGCTGGACTGGGACCTGTACCCGGCCGCGCACGGCACCAGCCACTACACGCTGTACGAGGACGACGGCGTGACCCGGGACTTCGTCCGGGGCGCCGCGGCCACGCAGAAGGTGTCGGTGCGCGCCGACGGCCGGGGCACGACCGTGAGCGTCGGCGCGAGCCGGGGCGGCTACGCGGGCAAGGTGGACGCCCGGTCGTACCGGTTCACGGTGCACGGCGACGCCACCGCGCCCGCTCGGGTCCTGCTGGACGGCCGCCCGCTCCCGCGCTCCGCCTGGTCCCACGACCCCGCCACCCGGGTCACGACCGTCACCACGGCCCGTCTGCCGCTCGACCGCGGCTTCTCCCTGCGCCTGGAGGAGACACGCTGACGCGCCCGGCCGACGGGGGATGACACACCCGCGGCAGCCCCTGGAGGGCGGGGCCCCGCTCCGGCGCCCCGCCCTCCGGGACATTCCCGGCATACGGTCCGACCTGCGCGACTGGTGCGAACGGCGGGACGGTCGTAGCGTCGGGGGCACGCGTTCGGACCAAGCACGACGGGCGGGAGCGGCGATGCGCGGATCAGTGGTGGGAACGACGGTCACCCTGGCGGCGGGGGCCCTGCTGACAGCGGCCATGACGACGGCCTCGGCCAGTCCGCCGGACTCGGCGGCGCCGCACCGCTCCCGGGCGGACCGGCCCGTCCTGGTCGACTGCCTGTGGCAGCGCACCGTACGCCCCATCGACTTCATCCTGGCCTGCGGCGACGGGAACAGCCGCCTCGCCGGGCTGCGCTGGTCCGAGTGGAGCCCGGGCGAGGCGACCGCCGTGGGCGTGAACGTCGTCAACGACTGCGAGCCGTACTGCGCGGCCGGCACGTTCCGCACCTACCCGGTGACCGTCCGGCTCGACGGCGCGAAGCCCTGGAAGGACCACCCGGGCGAGCGGCGCTACACGCGGATCAGCCTCACCTACCCGGGCGACCGCCCGGAGGGCTACCGGCAGGTCATGACCTACCCCCTGTGGGACTGACCGCCCGCCCGAGGGCGGCGGCCCGGGCCGCCGCGGCCGGATGCCGCGCGGTGTGCCTCGTACGGCGCGCCCGGGTGGTCCGCGCGGGCGAACCCGCGGCCCCGGCTCCCGCGGGCGGCGGTCCGTCCACCGTCATGTTGGTGTGGCCCCGCACGCCGGCGCCCCGCGCGCCGACCGAAAAGAGGTCACATGCCCCGACGCCCCCGCCTGACCGGTGCCGCCACGGCCGCGCTCGCACTCGGTCTGGTCGCCGCCGCGCCCGCCACCGAGACCGAGCCGCCCGTCGGCGACGCGCGTGTCGTCGCCCGCTTCGACCCGGCCGCCGGGCAGCGGCCCGAGAACATCGCGCTGGAACCCGACGGCTCCGCCGACCTCACCTTCGCCTTCGCCCGTACGGTCGTCCGGGTGACCCCCGACGGGGCCCGCACCACCCTCGCCGAGCTGCCCGCGGTCGCCGACCCGCACACCCCGCTCGTGGGCGGCGCCGCCGTCACCGGGATCGTCCGCGCCCACGACGGCACCCTGTACGTCAACTACGCCACCGGCACCCGGGCGACCGGCGTCTGGCGGATCTCCCCCGGCACCGCCCCGGTGCAGATCGCCGCGCTGCCGCCCGACGGGTTCCCCAACGGCCTGGCCCTCGACGGGCGCCGGGGCGTGCTCTACGCCGCCGACTCGGTGCGCGGCACGGTCTGGCGCGTCCCCGCGGCGGGCGGCCCGGCCACCGCCTGGGCCCGCCGGACGGAGCTGCGGCCCTCCCGCGCCGGGAGCTTCGGTGCCAACGGCATCAAGGTCCACCGCGGTTCCGTGTGGGTGTCGAACACCGACCGGGGGACGCTGCTGCGCATCCCCGTGGGCGAGGACGGCTCCGCCGGGGCACCGGAGACCCGGGCGCGCGGGCTCGGCGGCATCGACGACTTCGCCTTCCCCGGCGCCGGCCGCACCGTCCTGGCCGCGCTGAACGGCAGCGGCCAGGTGGCACTCGTCCGGCGCGACGGCGGCCACAGCGTGGTCCTCACCGAGGCGGACGGGCTGGCCGGCCCGACCGCCGTCGCCGTACGCGGCCGTACGGTCTACGTGCCCGGCGCCGCCTACCGAACCGAGCGCGACCCCAACCTGCTGCTGGCCCGGCTGCGGTACCACTTCGGCCGCCTGTAGCCGGGCCGGGCCGGACGCCCGTCACGGCCGGGGCGGCCCGGCCACGGGATCGGTCACGGGGGACCCGCGGGTCGGATGGGTCGGCCGACAGCCGAGGCGCCGGACGGCCTGTCGGCGGCCGGGTGCGGCCCGGCCCGCGGTGTGGGCGGCGATCCGGCCGACGACACGGGTGCGGCCCGCCCGGCGACCCGGCCGCAAAGGCGCCACCACGGGGCACCTCCCGCGCCTGGCGACGACGGACGGCCACGGGCCGGAAACCGGCCGCGACGGGCACGGACGCGGGCGCGGGCGCACGGGTGCGGGCACAGACGCCGACGCGCACGCACGGATGCGGGCACAGACGCCGACGCGCACGCACGGGTGCGGGCACAGACGCCGACGCGTGCCCATGCCCGTACCCGCCCTCGTGCCCGTGCCCGCGCCCGTCCTCGCCCTCGTCCCCGTCCCCGTCCTCGTCCCCGTCCTCGTCCCCGTCAGACGATCTCCACCAGGAGGTCGCCGCCCTC
This window harbors:
- a CDS encoding Ppx/GppA family phosphatase; its protein translation is MRVSVVDAGSNTVRLVIADVEGGVPLPVHTVKWKLRLSEHLGPDGTIADEAVRRLVEAVGAASATARRWQAAGPLAFATTVVRTAPNRHEVLHRVASGTGVRMCTPPGETEAELTFLAARRWLGWKAGPLALLDIGGGSLEVAFGRGRMPGFVASLPLGAGRLTREYLTLQDPPGPKELKELRRRVRHELRDVAARIRWERPRTVAVTSRTFQQLARLCGAPPGRHGPFVERELTCRDLREAVRALAALPAAERAGLPGISAPRAEQSLAGAVVGHTALKLMGVSRAVVCPWAIREGVLLRYAEDGADWWTDVTSTAGTVTPAAGAVPTTVGAVTPAAGAGAPPATAVLRVAGPSA